ACATTATTATATTTTTTTTCAATTTCATGTTTAAATGATTTATTATTCGAGTTATCAACTATAATAATTTTGATATCCCTTGGTATAGAGCTTATACAGTCATGAATTACTTTATCACTCATAAAGCTTACAATAATTATTGTTAAATTTTGCCTAGATATTGACATATGATCAATGTAATCAACTATACTAATACTTTTTACTAATGTAAAAATAAATCAATCAATGAAAAAAATAATTGTAACAGGTGGATTAGGTTTTATTGGAAGTAATCTAATTGAATTATTAATCAAAAAAAATTATTTTGTTATTAATATTGATAAAATCACCTATTCATCAAATCTCTATAATGTCAAAGAATTCAAATTTCTTAAAAACTACAAATTTATCAAATGTAATATAGGGGATAAAAAATTTTATAAAATTTTAAATAAATACAAGCCATCATGTATATTTAATCTAGCTGCTGAAACGCACGTAGATAGATCTATTGATAATCCTGCTAACTTTATAAATAGTAATATTGTAGACGTTTATAGATTATTAGAGTCTTTTAAAAAATTTGTTAAAAGACATAAATGTAAGTTAATTCATATTTCTACTGACGAGGTTTATGGTGATATTTTAAAAGACCGCTCTAATGAAAAATTTCCATACAATCCTAGTTCACCCTACGCGGCAAGTAAAGCAGCCTCAGATCATTTGGTGAGTTCTTATGTTAGAACTTACAAAATTCCAGCTATTGTAACTAATTGTTCAAATAACTATGGGCCAAAACAACATCCAGAAAAATTAATACCAAAATTAATTTATAATATTCTAAATAACAAACCACTACCAATTTATGGAAAAGGTACAAATTCAAGAGAATGGATTTATGTGAAAGATCATTGCGAAGCTCTAATTAAAATTTTTTTAAAAGGTAAAATTGGAGAATTTTACAATATTGGATCAAATAAAAATTTGAATAACTTACAAGTATGTTCCAAATTAATTAATGTTTCAAAAAGATTAATAAAAGTAGGAAATAATGTTAAAATAAATTTTGTTAAAGATCGTCCAGGTCACGACGTTAGATATGCATTAAATAGTAATAAGATTAAAAAAAAACTCGGTTGGAAACCAAAAATTAATTTTTCAGAGGGGATTAAATTAACATTTGAATGGTATACTAAAAATAAAACGTACTACAAAAACTTGTCAAAAAAAGATATTGTAAAAAGATTAGGGAAATTATGATTAAAAAAGGAATTATTTTAGCTGGTGGTAAAGGTACTAGGATGAGTCCATTAACAAAAGCAGTTAACAAACAACTTCTTCCAATTTATGATAAACCTTTAATTTTTTATCCTTTGTCAATCTTAATGCTTGCGGGAATAAAAGACATTTTAATTATTGTTAATAGAGGACAATTATATCAGTATAAAAAACTTATTCCAAATGGAAATAATTTGGGATTAAAAATAACTTATCTTGAACAAGATAAACCAAGGGGTTTACCAGATGCGTTTGTAATTGGGGAAAAATTTATTGGCAAAGATAACGTTGCAATGATCTTAGGAGACAACTTTTTTTACGGTCAAAACCTCACCACAAAACTTCTAGAGAATACAAAAATAAAAAAAGGTGCGAGAGTTGTTTTACATAAAGTTCAAAACCCTGAAGCATTTGGAGTAGCAAAAGTAGATAAAAAAAATAAAATCTTATCTATTAAAGAAAAACCCAAAAAATTCTTATCAGATTTAGCAATAACAGGATTATACTTTTTTGACAACAAAGTGGTAGAATTAGCAAAAAAACTTAAGCCATCAAAAAGAGGTGAGGTAGAAATTGTTGATTTGTTGAATTTCTATAAATCACAAAAACAATTAAGTGCAGATATTATAGGAAGAGGTGGAGCCTGGTTAGACACAGGTTCAATAGAGGATTTTTATAAAACATCAGCATTTGTGTCAGCTATAGAAAATAGACAAGGATTTAAAATTGCATGTCTTGAAGAAATTGCCTTAAATAATAAATGGATTTCAAAGAAACAAATATTCAAGGCAATTAGTTTTTATGGAAACTGTGAATATTCGAATTATTTAAAAAAACTTATTAAGTGATTGGTAGCGGGAAGTGGGATCGAACCACTGACCTCGGGCTTATGAGTCCCGCGCTCTAACCAACTGAGCTACCCCGCCATTAAATTCACGTTGATATATACTACTTATTTTTTTTCTTTCAAACAAGAAATCCAAGAATTGTGTTTAATAAGCCTTTCTTAGTGGACCACCAGTGGACCAAAATTGGACCAAAAATTCTGGTCCAGTGGAAGCCCGTGCGTTATTTATTTTTTTATTGTCCAACCATTTTTTTTTAATGCTTTAATCAAGTTTTCACGCATCTGATCTCTTGATGTTTTTTGATCACCTATCTTTTCAAAAAATACAGGTTCTAATCCCCTATCCTTCTTTGATTTAAAATAGTTTTTTATTGATTGTATTATTATTTTCATTTGCCTCCTTTAGCGTTGTGTTTAAAGTCCCAGCAAGTAGAGTTATTTTCTAAATCAGGACTATATAATTATAATTTATCTTCCGTAATTAGCAATTAATTCTTTGAATTTTAATTTATTAACTACTTTGTAAACACTATATGTTTTTTGGTATAGTGGCAGGTGATCAGTGTTTATTTTTTTTAAAATTTTGTCATCTGTGTATCGTAAAAAAAGGTTCATTCTTATATTTTTGTTATGATATTTAATTGTATTTGCATAATAAGTTTTAAGGTTTTTCTTCAGTTTAGTAGTATTTTTTTCACTTGATATAACAGAGTCTATTTCTAATGCGTTATTAAATTTTTTTAGGTTTTTAATTTTGTAAAATACATATTTATGTTCATGAGTTTCTATAGATTTAAATTTTTTTATTAATTTCTTGTATCTATTCAACCATTGTTGAGTGACAAAAAAATTATAATTTCCATAAATGAAGTTAGAATGTTTTTGAATATACATTTTATCTTTTTGTAATTTTTTAACCTCAGATACTTTCTTAAAAAGTGATAAAAAGTAAGGTTTTTGATAATATTTTAATAATCTAATTGTATTTTCTGCAGGATTTAATTCAAATTTATAAAAAATTCCTCTTTGTGGAATTTCGTAAATTCCTTTTTTATTTATATCAGCTCTGGAAAAAAAATTTTTTAGTTCATTAAATCTTAATATTTTTTTTGTTGATAAATATTTAAAAAATGATGATTTATCAATATAGGTAACATTTTTTCCCCTTTTCGAGTAATATTTTTGAACTTTGAAACCCTGATTTTTAAAATAATTTGCTGTTAGATCTCTTTCATAAAGATTAATACCTCTTGGCTTTCTTAATATGCTCAATATATCGTCCATTGAAATAATCTTTTGTAGGTCAACCTCTTTTTCAAAATAATTAACGCCCAGATTATCTTTAATTTTTTTTTCATCTAAATCATAAAGATTTAGAAATTGTCCAGCTTCTCCTGAATAAATTTTTCCCTCTGGTTTAATTTTTTTCCAAAAATTTCCTGCAGCTGAAGATATACCAAACTCTCTTTCAATATCTTTCATAATTTTAAAATTATTTTGGAAAGGTAATGTCTCACCTTCTATTCGCCAAATAAATCCGATTTTATTTAATTCTTGAATATTTTGATCACTTAAATTATTCATAAGTTTTCTTCTTTTTGTTAATCTAATTTTATGAACCCATTTTGCTAATTCCTTAAACTCACCTTTGGCATTTAAAGGTACATCACAATGTTTATGCTTATCTTTAAATTTAAGTAACAAACCTAACATATCATCCCAGTTATTCCTGAATGACTCAAGAACCTTTAAAAATATATGCCTTTCAAAATTTTTAATTGGTATTTCATTATCAACAAAAATAATTTTATTCCTTAGTTTTCTGATAACTTTTGTCAGGTATCCTTTTCCTCTTTTAAAAGATCTATTTGCCTCTTCTAAAAGCAAATCTAATTTGTTATCCTGTTCTCTTAATGCATCAAGAGTATCTGATATTGTATCATATTGAGATCTCTTAGCTGCATCCGTAATTCTTTCACCACGAAATTTTTCAGAGAATATTGGAACTATAACGTAACCATATTTTTTATCTTTTCTGTGTCTATTCCGTACAGCTCTTCCTAATGACTGAACAATATCTATTTTGCTTCTTTTTGGACTAACATATGCTATTGCATCGACTTCTGGAACATCCACTCCCTCAATTAAACATCTTGCATTTGCAATTAATCCTTTTTGATTATTTTTAAAATCATTTATAATTTCTTCTCTCTTTATACTATCCATTTTTGCCTCAATATAATTGCAATAAAAATTCGGTAGGAAAGTTGAGATATCTGTATTGTTTATACTTTTTTTAGCAAAAGACTTTGCCTGTGGAATTCTAGAATGAAAAGTAAAAATTTTAGATAAATTAAAATCGTTAATAGCTTTTTTTAAAGCAATTTGATGTGCAACCTGATCAGAAAGGATTCTATTTTTTTTAACAATAGTTATTGAATTTCTCCTAAGTTCTTCACTAATTTCAGCGTCTTTTGCTTGAGTTATTAGAATTTTAAAATCACTAATTGCACCAAGCTTATGAGCATCTGAAAAATTTAATCTATAACAAACATTTCCGTAGACATCAGGATTATTCATATTAAATTTTATTTTAGGATTTCCAAACTCATCAACAATTTTGCTGTTATAACTTTTTTGAGTGGCTGTGAAAAAAACTCTTTTTTTAATTGATATATTTTTATCTAATAAACCAAGATTAAACGATGTCTCTTGTTTATTTATTGAAAAACTTGTTGTTCTGTGAGCTTCATCAAAAATACCAATGTCAAAAGTGAAACCTTTGCACGCTTTGGCAACAGCTTCTGATGAATGGTAAGTTGTAAATATAATTTTAGTCGATCCATCCTGTTTTTTTATAAACTTCCTAATTTCTTTTGGATCAGTATCAATTTTGAAGTTTAGATCTTTTTTTAATAATTTAATTTTATCAAATGATCTTGGTTCAGTTTTATCTGAACACACAGCAAATGAAGTAAGGTTATTTATTTTTGAATTAGAGAGCCACTCTCCCCTAAGCTGTTTTAGTAAAGCTATTGATGGTACAAAAACTATTATATTTTTTGCTTTGACTTCCTCAATATACCATAAAGCAACAAATGTTTTTCCTGTACCACAAGCCATTAAACACGTTGTTCTGTCTGAATTTTTTAATTCTTTAATAATACCATCTATTGCTTCTCTTTGATAAGGATCTACTTTTTTTTCTTGAGCAATTAAATTCTTTCTATTGTTAAAAATTTTATTTATTTTATTTATTTCTTTTTCATTTAAATTGTGAAAATCATTTCCTCTAAAAGCTATATTGTTTCCTCTTTTGAAATATTCTTCAGCTATATAATTTGCATTTGTAAATAAAATTCTTTCTTTAGCTTTGGAACTTTGATCTTTAAAACCTTTAAGTTCATCGTACTCTAATTTTTTTGAGCTTCTAAATTTGACCTGATAGGGAATTATATTGTCATTTTTATCAATTATTATTCCATCTATTCCTTTATCTCTTCTAGGTATTTGAAGTTTTTTAAAAACAAAATTAGGAAAATTTTTCTGCGATGCATATACTTTTTTTATGTTAAATTGTTTTGTGGTTTTAAGGAAAGCCTCTATATAAACCTCAAAAATTTGTCCTTTATCATCGTCTTCAATGGACAGTTTGGCTAGTGACCTTTCAAAGTCTAAAAAATTTGTAAATGTAAAATATTTTTCATCTATTTTGAACTTATTGGGATGATTTAAACTCATAAATTTAGTTTATCAGTGGACCACCAGTGGACCAATATTTATGTTTGCTTTAATTAATAAGGAAATTTAGGGGATCGAACCACTGACCTCGGGCTTATGAGTCCCGCGCTCTAACCAACTGAGCTACCCCGCCTTTTTACTTTGTTGATTTATAATATCTATAAATTTTGATTCAATAATTATTAATCATTAAATTCATGTATTTTTGATTAAATGTTTGGTTTTAGCTAAAGACAACCAAACCAAATAAAATTAAACCTGTAGAAGCTGCAGCAGAAAAATAAAACTTTTTTCTTATTTCTTGTTTTTTATCTAATTTTACTCTGTTTAAAAGAACATTTATATCCGTACTTCTAGAAGTAGTTTGTGTATTGTCAGATACTGTATATTTCGAAACAAGTTTTTTTCTTATAGAATTAGTTAGATCTTTCATAGGGCGTAATAAAGCATCCTTTCAAATAATTAGCAAATAAAATTATAAAGATAGAAATATTCCAATAGAACCTAGCAACAGAATACAAAATGAAAAAATGAAAATATTTTTTCTTAACTCCTTACCCTGTTGTGCTTCCAGTTTTGACTTTAAAACGTTGATATCAACTCTTCCGGAACTAATTTTGTTTGGAGTTAAAGGCTTTTCAGAAACACTAATATCATTTGGGGTCTCAATATTTTCAGTATTCTCTGTAAAACCTTTAGTATTCATACCTTAATTAAAACATCTTAGAGCTTGAAGAACAATTTTATGAAAGTTCAATTTGGGTCACTATTAAATTGACAACTGTTCAATTTGGGTTTCTATTAACAAAAATTAAATTATGAGTATTCAAGAAGTAGATTTTTCCAAAACTCTCTCAGACGACCAAGTCTATGAATCCATTATGTCTCACTATTCTACTCTAAGTAAAGATTGGATATCACATCAATGGAATTGGATGAACAGTGTTTATAGGCCATTTAATGATCACTATAAATATATGATAATAATTTCTTTAATTGAAAAGACACTTCAATTTTATGACCAGATGAATATTCAATACTCTTATGATGAATATTACTCGAAATCATATCTTCAAATTGACAAGTTTAGTATTACTGAACTTTGTGAAAAATTAGATTTACCTAAAGAAACAATTAGAAGAAAAGTTATAGAACTTGAAAATGAAAGTGTAATAACTCGTAATAAAAAAAAAATTGTAATTGATAGAAAAGCATTCAGCTTTGTAAAGCCAGAACAACAAATAAAATTTTCATCAAAATATATACACTTAGTTTCTAAAGCTTTAAATAAAGATAAGGTTTTTTCTAAAAAACTAGATCAAAAAATTATTGAAAATATTATGAAAAAAAAATTTTCATTATCATGGAGTTGGTTTTATAGAATGCAAATACCATTGATAATAGGTTACCATAAATTTTTTAAAGATTTAACTACATTTCATATTTGGGGAACAGTTTGCATGAACCAAGTTTTAAACGTAACCGATCAATTAAATTCTGATAAGAGTAAACCCGCATTAGATTACTTTACTACTAATAATATTGTTATAGAAAATCTTGGAGCAGAAACTGGTATAAGTGCAATGTCAATTTCTGATATGACAAAAATCCCTAGAGCAACAATTATTAGAAAATGTAAATATTTAATTGGGGAAGACTTAATTAAGCTAAACCAAAAAAAACAATATGTGCTAACCACTATGAATTTTAAAAAAATTTTACCTTATCAAGCAGAAATTTTTAAGTATAAAGCTAAATTCATTCGTAAAGTTTTAAATCTTCTTGTAATTTCTTAAATCTTCAATAAATTGTCCTCGAGTATTACACAGAGGGGTCATGGGTATAGTAACAACAATAGCGCCATTTGCGCTAGCTCTTATAATGTTAGGGCTTGGGGCGTCATTAACAGTAAAAGATTTCACAAGAGTATTTCAGCATCCAAAAGAATTTTTCGTTGGTTTAATTTGTCAATTAGTTGTTCTTCCAATTATTGGTTATCTATTAATAATTATTTTAAAAACTCCAATTGAGCTAGCGTTAGGGGTAATGTTAATTGCAGCCGCACCTGGTGGAGTAACATCAAATGTATTAACTAAATTTGCAGATGGTGATGTCGCACTATCTATATCTCTTACTGCGTTTACTAGTTTAATAAGTATTGTTTCAGTTCCTTATATAATTTTCTTATCAATTGATTTATTTAATATCACTTATATCGAAAAAAATGTTTCAATGCTTGGTATATCCTTAAAGATGTTTTTTGTAGTTACTGTGCCTGTAATAATTGGAATGATTATTAGAAAATTTTTTAATAATTTTATAGAAAATAATATCAAAATTATTGAGAAAGCATCTATAGGATTATTCTCAATTGTTTTCATTGCTATCTACATTCAAGAATGGGATAGCATCATAATGTTCCTAACTACAGCAGGAACTATTGCTTTGGTTCTTAATATTTCCATGATGATTATAGGCTTTTACGTAGCTAAATTTTTTGCATCAGGTGTTGCTCAACAAAGATGTATATCTCTTGAATGTGGATTACAAAATGGAACGTTAGCTGTTTTTGTGGGAACTCAACTGTTTGGGCAAAACATGACTTACATGGTTCCAACAGCAGCTTATGCTTTGATTATGATGATGACTTCTGTTCTTTTTGTACTTTTCTTAAGAAATAGAACTTAATTATTTTTAAAATTAGTTTGTTTTAAAGGTTTGATAATTGCTTCAATAGGATATTTTTTTTTCTCTATTTCAATAAACAAATCTTTTTTGTGAAGTTCGTCATTTGAAATATCGTTATTGATATAACCAAATGTTAAATTTTTCTTAAAATTAAAAGAATAATTGCCTGATGTTGATCTTCCTATAATGTTATTTTCTAAATATATAGGCTCATCATGAAGCAATAATGGTTCACCTGGCTTACTATCTTTTAAAGTAAACATTGCAAATCTACTTTTAATTTTTTCTTTTTTGATCTTTTCCAATGCTTTTTTACCAATAAATTCATCCTCTTTTTTAGAACTTATTGTGAAAGATAAACCTGCTTGATATTGATTTTCCTCTGGTGAAATATCATGGCCCCAATGTAAAAACCCGCTCTCCATTCGCATAATATCCATAGCGTGCATACCACAATTCGAAAGGTTAAAATCTTTACCTTTATCAATCAGCAATTCGTAAATTTTTTTAGCATCTTTCGATTTAACATATAATTCGTAACCTAATTCTCCAACATATGACAATCTTTGAGTCCAAATTTTAATTCCTTCAATAGTGATATATTTTGCTGTACTAAATCTAAAATTATCATTTTCAAAATTATCTTTTGAAATTGATTTCATTAAAGCTCTACTTTTTGGTCCAAAAACTCCGAAAACACAATAATCATCAGTAACGTCTTTTAACTCAACATCTTTTGTAAGGTGTTTATTTATATGAAATTTATCTCTTTCTCGCGTAGCTGCAGAGCTTATTATTCTAAAGTGATCTTTCTCGATACAAACGACTGTTAAATCTGTTTCAATGCCACCGTCGGGATTTAACATATGTGTATAAATACATTTACCAACTTCATTTTTGATATTTGAGGTACAAATTTTTTGTAATTCCTTGTGAGCTTTATCAGATTTAATCTCAAATTTAGAAAAAGGAGTTAAGTCAAATAATCCTACGTTTTTGACAGTATTATTCGTTTCATATTCTGCAGAAGGGTACCAATTTTGGTAATTATAACTGTATTCATATTCCGTTTTTTCTCCATCTAATGCAAACCACATAGGTCTTTCATATCCTCCTGACACACCAAAACAAGCACCAAAACTTTTTAATTCATTGTGATATGGAAGAGTTTTTATATTCCTTGAAGTTTTATGTTGTTTAAACGGCCAATGCATTCCATATAAATCTCCTAAAGACTCCGTAATTCTTTTTTTAATAAAACTTAGATCAGAATGAAATTTTTGAAATCTTTTAATGTCATAACAAAAAATATCTTCGTTAATATGTCCATTGATTAACCATTCAGCGGTAACTTTACCAACGCCTCCCCCACTTCCAATTCCAATACTGTTTAAACCACAGCATACAAAAAAGTTTTTTATTTCAGGCACTTCTCCTAATAGTGTGTTTGTATCTGGAGTAAATGACTCTGGACCTGAAAAAAATTTTCTAATTCCTGCTGTTTCTAAAACTGGAAACCTTTTTATTGCAGTAGCTAAATAAGGTTCAAAATGTTCAAAATTTTCTTGAAATTCTCCAAACGAAAAATCCTCTGGAACTTTATTAATTTTATCCCAAGCTGGAATAGACTGAGACTCAAATATACCAACTAATATTTTTCCAGCATCTTCTTTAATATAAGTCCTATTATCAAAATCTCTTATCACTGGTAAAGTTTTAGAGAGGTTTTCAATCGGCTCTGTAATAATATAAAAATGTTCTGCTGGATAAAGAGGTATACTTACTCCAGCTTTTTCTCCAATTTGGCGT
The DNA window shown above is from Candidatus Pelagibacter sp. RS39 and carries:
- a CDS encoding DeoR family transcriptional regulator; the encoded protein is MSIQEVDFSKTLSDDQVYESIMSHYSTLSKDWISHQWNWMNSVYRPFNDHYKYMIIISLIEKTLQFYDQMNIQYSYDEYYSKSYLQIDKFSITELCEKLDLPKETIRRKVIELENESVITRNKKKIVIDRKAFSFVKPEQQIKFSSKYIHLVSKALNKDKVFSKKLDQKIIENIMKKKFSLSWSWFYRMQIPLIIGYHKFFKDLTTFHIWGTVCMNQVLNVTDQLNSDKSKPALDYFTTNNIVIENLGAETGISAMSISDMTKIPRATIIRKCKYLIGEDLIKLNQKKQYVLTTMNFKKILPYQAEIFKYKAKFIRKVLNLLVIS
- a CDS encoding bile acid:sodium symporter family protein codes for the protein MGIVTTIAPFALALIMLGLGASLTVKDFTRVFQHPKEFFVGLICQLVVLPIIGYLLIIILKTPIELALGVMLIAAAPGGVTSNVLTKFADGDVALSISLTAFTSLISIVSVPYIIFLSIDLFNITYIEKNVSMLGISLKMFFVVTVPVIIGMIIRKFFNNFIENNIKIIEKASIGLFSIVFIAIYIQEWDSIIMFLTTAGTIALVLNISMMIIGFYVAKFFASGVAQQRCISLECGLQNGTLAVFVGTQLFGQNMTYMVPTAAYALIMMMTSVLFVLFLRNRT
- a CDS encoding DEAD/DEAH box helicase — its product is MSLNHPNKFKIDEKYFTFTNFLDFERSLAKLSIEDDDKGQIFEVYIEAFLKTTKQFNIKKVYASQKNFPNFVFKKLQIPRRDKGIDGIIIDKNDNIIPYQVKFRSSKKLEYDELKGFKDQSSKAKERILFTNANYIAEEYFKRGNNIAFRGNDFHNLNEKEINKINKIFNNRKNLIAQEKKVDPYQREAIDGIIKELKNSDRTTCLMACGTGKTFVALWYIEEVKAKNIIVFVPSIALLKQLRGEWLSNSKINNLTSFAVCSDKTEPRSFDKIKLLKKDLNFKIDTDPKEIRKFIKKQDGSTKIIFTTYHSSEAVAKACKGFTFDIGIFDEAHRTTSFSINKQETSFNLGLLDKNISIKKRVFFTATQKSYNSKIVDEFGNPKIKFNMNNPDVYGNVCYRLNFSDAHKLGAISDFKILITQAKDAEISEELRRNSITIVKKNRILSDQVAHQIALKKAINDFNLSKIFTFHSRIPQAKSFAKKSINNTDISTFLPNFYCNYIEAKMDSIKREEIINDFKNNQKGLIANARCLIEGVDVPEVDAIAYVSPKRSKIDIVQSLGRAVRNRHRKDKKYGYVIVPIFSEKFRGERITDAAKRSQYDTISDTLDALREQDNKLDLLLEEANRSFKRGKGYLTKVIRKLRNKIIFVDNEIPIKNFERHIFLKVLESFRNNWDDMLGLLLKFKDKHKHCDVPLNAKGEFKELAKWVHKIRLTKRRKLMNNLSDQNIQELNKIGFIWRIEGETLPFQNNFKIMKDIEREFGISSAAGNFWKKIKPEGKIYSGEAGQFLNLYDLDEKKIKDNLGVNYFEKEVDLQKIISMDDILSILRKPRGINLYERDLTANYFKNQGFKVQKYYSKRGKNVTYIDKSSFFKYLSTKKILRFNELKNFFSRADINKKGIYEIPQRGIFYKFELNPAENTIRLLKYYQKPYFLSLFKKVSEVKKLQKDKMYIQKHSNFIYGNYNFFVTQQWLNRYKKLIKKFKSIETHEHKYVFYKIKNLKKFNNALEIDSVISSEKNTTKLKKNLKTYYANTIKYHNKNIRMNLFLRYTDDKILKKINTDHLPLYQKTYSVYKVVNKLKFKELIANYGR
- the rfbA gene encoding glucose-1-phosphate thymidylyltransferase RfbA, which encodes MIKKGIILAGGKGTRMSPLTKAVNKQLLPIYDKPLIFYPLSILMLAGIKDILIIVNRGQLYQYKKLIPNGNNLGLKITYLEQDKPRGLPDAFVIGEKFIGKDNVAMILGDNFFYGQNLTTKLLENTKIKKGARVVLHKVQNPEAFGVAKVDKKNKILSIKEKPKKFLSDLAITGLYFFDNKVVELAKKLKPSKRGEVEIVDLLNFYKSQKQLSADIIGRGGAWLDTGSIEDFYKTSAFVSAIENRQGFKIACLEEIALNNKWISKKQIFKAISFYGNCEYSNYLKKLIK
- a CDS encoding GcvT family protein, which encodes MEKKLPNSTKVVVIGGGVVGCSVAYHLAKFGWKDTILLERDQLTSGTTWHAAGLVSQLGPSAAITKIRKYTLDLYKELEKKVDHSAGLRLNGALSIAENKGRWQELQRQATTAQLFDVDVRILDKDQIKKDYPIVNTDEVLGGILMPGDGAADPSGVTHMLAKAARMEGAKIFEQSPVDEILTKNGKISGVKVNGQKIDCEYIVLASGMWSRQIGEKAGVSIPLYPAEHFYIITEPIENLSKTLPVIRDFDNRTYIKEDAGKILVGIFESQSIPAWDKINKVPEDFSFGEFQENFEHFEPYLATAIKRFPVLETAGIRKFFSGPESFTPDTNTLLGEVPEIKNFFVCCGLNSIGIGSGGGVGKVTAEWLINGHINEDIFCYDIKRFQKFHSDLSFIKKRITESLGDLYGMHWPFKQHKTSRNIKTLPYHNELKSFGACFGVSGGYERPMWFALDGEKTEYEYSYNYQNWYPSAEYETNNTVKNVGLFDLTPFSKFEIKSDKAHKELQKICTSNIKNEVGKCIYTHMLNPDGGIETDLTVVCIEKDHFRIISSAATRERDKFHINKHLTKDVELKDVTDDYCVFGVFGPKSRALMKSISKDNFENDNFRFSTAKYITIEGIKIWTQRLSYVGELGYELYVKSKDAKKIYELLIDKGKDFNLSNCGMHAMDIMRMESGFLHWGHDISPEENQYQAGLSFTISSKKEDEFIGKKALEKIKKEKIKSRFAMFTLKDSKPGEPLLLHDEPIYLENNIIGRSTSGNYSFNFKKNLTFGYINNDISNDELHKKDLFIEIEKKKYPIEAIIKPLKQTNFKNN
- the rfbB gene encoding dTDP-glucose 4,6-dehydratase, with product MKKIIVTGGLGFIGSNLIELLIKKNYFVINIDKITYSSNLYNVKEFKFLKNYKFIKCNIGDKKFYKILNKYKPSCIFNLAAETHVDRSIDNPANFINSNIVDVYRLLESFKKFVKRHKCKLIHISTDEVYGDILKDRSNEKFPYNPSSPYAASKAASDHLVSSYVRTYKIPAIVTNCSNNYGPKQHPEKLIPKLIYNILNNKPLPIYGKGTNSREWIYVKDHCEALIKIFLKGKIGEFYNIGSNKNLNNLQVCSKLINVSKRLIKVGNNVKINFVKDRPGHDVRYALNSNKIKKKLGWKPKINFSEGIKLTFEWYTKNKTYYKNLSKKDIVKRLGKL